One Methanobacterium sp. genomic region harbors:
- a CDS encoding MotA/TolQ/ExbB proton channel family protein, with product MATIPGSEALSAALHVISQSLLIPVIIGLLAFMVYAIVSFGGLLSEYSSRVKFEVGDVKKLIKDMSNPGTPEHVLEVVEKSDLSENHKEILVSIVESDDLGLKSRESLARKLIENEEYKIAKSLEKTDIVTRLGPTLGLMGTLIPMGPGLAALGGGDINTLAQAIIIAFDTTVVGLAAGGIAYVISKVRRRWYEDNLSTLETLAESVLEVLENASKKPAQIT from the coding sequence ATGGCGACAATTCCTGGAAGCGAAGCATTAAGCGCAGCTTTGCATGTTATATCCCAGAGTCTTCTTATACCGGTTATTATAGGTTTGCTAGCCTTTATGGTTTATGCGATAGTTAGTTTTGGAGGTTTACTCTCTGAATATTCAAGCAGGGTTAAATTTGAAGTGGGGGACGTTAAAAAACTTATAAAAGACATGTCAAACCCTGGCACCCCAGAACATGTACTGGAAGTGGTTGAAAAAAGTGATTTATCTGAAAATCATAAGGAGATACTGGTGAGTATTGTAGAGTCTGATGATTTAGGCTTAAAATCAAGGGAATCCCTTGCAAGAAAGTTAATTGAAAATGAAGAATATAAAATAGCTAAAAGTCTTGAGAAGACAGATATTGTAACACGGCTTGGCCCAACCCTTGGACTTATGGGTACATTAATACCAATGGGTCCGGGTTTAGCAGCTTTAGGGGGTGGAGATATAAACACTCTTGCCCAGGCGATTATAATAGCTTTTGATACCACTGTTGTTGGTTTAGCTGCTGGAGGTATTGCATATGTTATTTCTAAGGTTAGAAGACGTTGGTATGAAGATAACCTTTCAACCCTTGAAACACTGGCAGAATCTGTTCTGGAGGTCTTAGAAAATGCTTCGAAAAAACCGGCGCAGATTACTTAA
- a CDS encoding DUF2162 domain-containing protein — protein sequence MLELLWQMGILSTVLVFGIKIGLASGFAGLSKKAAVAVSAVYGLGIFILAFLVSGHTDIVYKVVYDYNFAIFLAMSVIIMYAGFHTIREWKVHRKNHAKASCAAMIAPCPCCFGAVIAAIVLASPFIGVSTAFVGDYAAVFLSITILAFYFASGAIVKVLKKPYPVLLGNFMLFVGLYFLASAIVIPNISTVLQSQMSPLTVPSAETLIYALLIVVVLVFTGFYVTKKRSILIQK from the coding sequence ATGTTAGAGTTATTATGGCAAATGGGAATATTATCTACAGTTTTAGTGTTCGGTATTAAGATCGGGCTTGCATCTGGATTTGCTGGGCTTTCAAAAAAGGCTGCAGTGGCAGTATCAGCTGTTTACGGTCTTGGAATATTTATATTAGCATTTTTAGTTTCGGGACACACTGATATTGTTTATAAGGTTGTGTATGATTATAATTTCGCTATATTTTTAGCTATGTCAGTAATAATTATGTATGCAGGTTTTCACACCATTAGGGAGTGGAAAGTGCATCGTAAGAATCATGCTAAGGCATCATGTGCTGCAATGATTGCACCGTGTCCGTGCTGTTTTGGGGCAGTTATAGCAGCTATAGTGCTGGCTTCTCCATTTATAGGAGTTTCTACAGCGTTTGTTGGGGATTATGCGGCTGTTTTCCTTAGTATAACTATACTTGCTTTTTATTTTGCATCTGGTGCAATAGTAAAGGTTTTAAAAAAGCCTTACCCTGTTTTACTGGGTAATTTCATGCTTTTTGTTGGCCTTTACTTTTTAGCTTCTGCTATAGTTATTCCAAATATAAGTACAGTTCTTCAATCTCAAATGAGTCCTTTAACTGTTCCATCTGCAGAAACACTGATTTATGCATTACTAATTGTTGTAGTACTTGTATTTACAGGATTTTATGTGACAAAAAAGAGGAGTATTTTAATACAAAAATAA